Genomic segment of Rhodococcus sp. W8901:
TGCGACCAGACATGTGGGGGAGTCTGGAGCTGTGAGTGAGATGTCGCAGGTCCGGGTGCTGATCGTCGACGACGAGCCGTCGCTCGTCGAACTGCTGTCCGTCAGCCTCCGCTTCCAGGGGTTCGAGGTGGAGACCGCGTCCAACGGGGCCGAGGGCCTCGACAAGGCGCGCATCTTCCGACCCGACGCGCTGATCCTCGACGTCATGATGCCCGGCATGGACGGGTTCGGGATGCTGCGCCGCCTGCGGGCGGACGGCATCGACGCGCCGGTGCTGTTCCTGACCGCCCGGGACGCCGTCGAGGACAAGGTCACCGGATTGACGATCGGCGCCGACGACTACGTCACCAAGCCGTTCAGTCTGGAGGAGGTCGTGGCCCGGCTGCGGGTGATCCTGCGGCGCTCCGGTCACGGCGACCAGGACAAGCAGCCCGCCCGGGTCCGGTTCGCGGACATCGAACTCGACGACGACACCCACGAGGTGTGGAAGGCGGGCGACCAGGTCTCGTTGTCGCCCACCGAGTTCACGCTGCTGCGCTACTTCATGGTCAATGCGGGCACGGTGCTGAGCAAGCCACGGATCCTCGACCACGTCTGGAACTACGACTTCGGCGGCGAGGTGGGCGTGGTGGAGTCCTACGTCTCGTACCTGCGCCGCAAGGTCGACACCACCGAGCCGCGCCTGATCCATACCCTGCGCGGCGTCGGCTACGTGATGCGCGAACCTCGGTAGGCGGACGGATGAGGCGCCTGCGCGCGTTACCGCTGCGGATCACCCTGGTCGCGGCGCTGCTGCTGTTGGCCGCGGCCGGGCTGCTCGCCTCCGGTGTCGCGGTGACCTCCGCGATGGAGAGTTCGCTGATCGCCCGCACGGACCGGCAGTTGTTCGACGCGGCGCACGGGTGGGCGAAGCCGCGGGACTCGCGCCCCGGTCCACCAGTCGCCGAGCCAGGACCGAATCGGCCGCCCAGCCCGTTCTACGTCCGCGTCACCGCCCCGGACGGCACGGTCCACCTCGAAGTGAACGACGAGAGCACCAACGCGACACCACAACTCGTCACCGACCCCGGACCGGTGACCGTCGGATCCGCCGGTGGTGGCGACATCCGGTGGCGGGAGATGACGGTCACCACCCCCTCCGGGACGACGACGGTGGCGATCAAGCTCACCGACATCGACGAGACCGTGGACCGGTTGGTGGTGCTGCAACTCGGAATCGGCATCGTGGTTCTGGCGGTACTCGGATTCGCGGGGTACTTCGTGGTGCGTCGCAGCCTGCGACCGCTGCAGGAGGTGGAGGAGACGGCGGCCGATATCGCCGCGGGCGATCTGCACCGACGGGTGCCGGAGCGGGACCAGAGCACCGAGGTGGGTCGGCTGTCTTCGGCGCTCAACGGGATGCTCGCGCAGATCCAGTCGGCGTTCGCCGCGACGGAGGCATCGGAGGAATCGGCGCGTCGGTCCGAGGAACGGATGCGGAGGTTCGTCGCCGACGCCAGCCACGAACTGCGCACGCCGCTGGCCACGATCCGGGGCTTCGCCGAGTTGTACCGTCAGGGCGCGTCGACGGATGCCGAGATGGTTCTGAGCCGGATCGAGAGCCAGGCCACCCGGATGGGTCTGCTGGTCGAGGATCTGTTGATGCTGGCGCGGATGGATGCGCAGCGACCGTTCGAGCGGCATCCGGTGGACCTGCTGACGGTCGCGGCCGACGCCGTCCACGACGCGCGCGCGCTCGCGCCCCGGCGGCGGATCACGTTGGAGGTCTTGCCCGGTTCGGAACCCGCCCAGGTGATGGGCGACGACGCCCGACTGCGGCAGGTGCTCGGCAATCTGATGGGAAACGCGCTCGAGCACACCCCCGGCGCGGCGTCGGTGACGGTGCGCGTCGGCACCGACGGCACCGACGCGGTCCTCGAGGTGTCCGACACCGGACCCGGCCTCGGTGACGAGGACGCGGCCCGGGTGTTCGAGCGGTTCTACCGCGCCGACGAGTCCCGGACTCGGGCGAGCGGCGGCAGCGGACTGGGGCTGTCGATCGTCGCCGCGCACGACGGCACGGTCACCGTCGACAGCGCACCCGGGAAGGGTGCGACCTTCCGGGTGCGGCTGCCGAGAGGCTGACCGGTCAGGCCGGGACGTTCTCGGCGTGGCCGAGGTCGCGCAGCGCGGCCTTGATCTTGGTGGCGGCCTCGTCCATGGACTCGGGCGACGGGTCGGTGTCGGCGCCACTGATGTCGAAGTTCCCCATGGTGTACGCGGGAAAGACGTGCATGTGCAGGTGCGGAACCTCGAGGCCCGCGATCAGGAAGCCGGCGCGGGGCGCGTCGAACGCCTTGCGGACCGCCTTCGCGATCGTGCGGGAGACGGTGGTGCACTTGGTGAACAATTCGTCGTCGACGTCCTGCCACTGGTCGACCTCCTTGCGGGGGACGACGAGGGTGTGGCCCTGGGTGACGGGCGCGATGGTCAGGAACGCGACCACGTCCTCGTCCTCCCACACGAAACGACCCGGCAGATCTCCGGCGATGATGGCGCTGAACACAGAAGGCATATGGCGAGGATAGGTCCCGGCCGTGGCCTCCGGTACTCGGACCGCGATCGCGGCCGCGCACCCGGGCGTGCCCGCCGGCGACCCGGGGAAAATCACGGTTCGTGATGTGCGAGCGCATTGCGTGGGTCACACTGTAATCCGTCTTTCACATCTCGGTCGGGGGACCGTTACGCCAAGGAGCGTCATGTCCGTCCGTTCGTTACGCCCCCGCCGGATCCTCGTTTCGGCCGTCATCGCGGCGGCCGCCGCCGGACTCGCGCTGCCCGGCCAGGCCGGTGCCGAGTCCTCGCTCGGCATCGTCAATGCGGTGTCGCCCACCACGCTCGTCAACGGTGCGCTCTCCGTCGTCGGCGGATGCCAGACGCCGGTCCGGGACCTCATTGTCAGCTGCACCCGGCTCGAGACGCTGACCACGCAGGTCCCGGTGATGCTGGCGATCAATCCGTTCACCACGAACATCGTCGTGCTCGGCGCCGGACTGTTCCCGGACGGCACTATGCGGCCGGTGCTCGAATCCCGTCTGCGGGCGGCCCTCCAACTGGCGCAACAGTATCCGCTCGCGCCGATCATCGTCAGCGGCGGCGTGCCGCAGTCGGGTGTCACCGAGGCGCAGGCGATGCGTCAGTGGCTCGTCGCGAACGGGGTCGTGCCGTTCCGGATCACGGAGGAGAACACATCCCGCTCCACCGTCGAGAACGCGGCCAACACCAACGTGATCCTGCAGCAGCGCGGGGCGGTCGGCGCGGTGGTCGTGACCAGCCCCGACCACTTGCAGCGGGCCATGGTCGACTTCCGGGTCGCGGTGGCCGGCCGCATTCCGATCGCGGGCGTCGTCGCACCGTAGGCGGAGTTCCCCGGAGGTTCGTGGCCGCTTCGCGCAGGCTTCCGTGAAATGTTGACACCCATCACGCGCTGAGCCACTATGTGCACCGAGCGATCGATCGGTCGGCTCGGTGGTGAGGATGGAAGAGGATCGCTTTATGGCGCCGTCGGCGCGTGCTCGGCAGGCTCCGGATGCTCGCGACAAAACTGTCATCGACCGTCCGGAAGGGTGAAACATGCAGCTGCTCATCGTGAGACATGCTCTGCCGGAACGCATCACGGTTGCGGAGGGGCCTGCTGATCCCGGGCTCGCCGAGCTCGGACATCGGCAGGCGGGCCGCCTGCCGCAGGCACTTGCCGAGTACGACATCGCACGGATCGTCACGAGTCCGCAACGTCGGGCACGGGAGACTGCCGCGCCGATCGTCGAGGCGACGGGGCTGACACCCGAGGTCGACGAGGAACTGGCCGAGTACGACTCCCAGATGGACCACTACATCCCGATCCACGAGGCGCGGGACAGGGCTCCGGAGGTGTTCGAGCGGATCCGCGGCGGTCTGCTGCCCGAGTTCGTCGACGAGGACGCCTTCCGGGGCCGGGTGGTCGGTGCGATCGAGCGGGTGGTGGCGGGCTCGCGGCACGAGGACACCGTGGCCGTCGTCGCGCACGGTGGCGTGACGAACGTCTTCCTGCAGCAGGTTCTCGGGCTGCCTCGGCCGTTGACCTTTCCGCTGGACTACACGTCGATCACGCGGGTGCTCGTTTCGCGCAACGGCAATCGACGTGTGGCCTCGGTCAACGAAACCGGACACGTGCGGGACCTGCTGCACCACTGACGGCCGTCCCCGGCACGACCGCCCGCCGTCGCTGTCGGGGTCCGATTGGCAGGTACCTCACAGCTGGGCTCCCGCCGGGCCGCAGGCGCGAGCGCCAACCTGGGCTCCATGACGACCGAACCCCAGCCCTCGGTTGACGTGCAGCGGCCCGAGGCGGTGACGACTGCGCCGGCCCTCGACGTAGTGGAGCCGGTGTACAACGAGCAGCAGTCACTCGAGGGATGCGTGCGGCGCCTGCGCGCCTACCTGTCCACCGAGGTGCCCTTCACCGCGCGAATCACGATCGCGGACAACGCCAGCACCGACCGCACCCTGGAGATCGCGCGGACACTCGCCGACGAGTTCGGCGACGTCCGGGTGGTGCACCTCGCCGAGAAGGGCCGCGGTCGCGCGCTGCGCACCGTGTGGAGCGGCTCCGACGCCCGCGTCCTCGTCTACATGGATGTGGACCTGTCCACGGGACGGTATGGGCGGCGGTCGCGACGGCGTGGGCACGGCGTCGCAGATCTCCGAATGGGTGCAGGCGAACTTCACCGCGACCACCGTCGACGGGATCACGATCTACGACCTGACGCGGTAACCGGACAGCGCTGCCGATCCGGTTTACCCTGAGGTGGGAGGCACACCATGTCCGAGCACGACATCATCGAGAGCATCGACGAACTCGTCCGTGAGGAAAGGGAATTGCGCTCACGGGCCGAGAGGCAAGGGCTCTCGGACGAGGAGAGTGCCCGCCTGACATTCCTCGAGCAGCGGCTCGACCAGTGCTGGGACCTGCTCCGGCAGCGCCGTGCCAAGGTCGAATTCGGCGAGGATGCAGCGCGGGTCGCTCCGCGACCGGTCGACGAGGTCGAGTCCTACCGTCAGTAATCGGCCGGTCGGGATTGTCCGATCGATGAAAGCGGCTGCGCACCAGGATTTCCGGTGCGCAGTCGCAGTGCGCGGCGGTGTGCCTGCCGGTACGGAACGAAGAATCGAACTGCTTGGTGGTGATTGCCATATGACTTTGGTGGAAGACGTGTACACGACCCGGGTTTCGGATGAGCCGCAGGTGATCGGCCGCCCGGATCCGGTGTTCTGGGGCGATCCCATCACCGCGGAGTATGCGGATTTCGACCGACGCGGATATCTGCAACGGGAGAACGTGATCGGCGACGCGGACGTCGGGGCCTGCCTCGCGGAGATCGACCGGATCCAGCACGATTCGACGTTGCGGGATGACGAACGCATCGTCCGCGAGGACGGCTCCGATGCGGTGCGCTCGATCTTCGACATTCTCGAACTCAGCGATGCCGTTCGTCGGGTCGTCGAGTTGTCCGGCGCGTACGACATCGCGCGCGACGTTCTCGGCTCGGACGTCTACGTCCACCAGAGCCGGCTCAACTACAAGCCGGGATTCCAGGGCGGCGCGTTCTACTGGCACTCGGATTTCGAGACCTGGCACGCGGAGGACGGCATGCCCCGTCCGCGCGCGGTGAGCGCCTCGATCGCGCTCACCGGAAACACCGAGTACAACGGCCCGCTGATGATCATGCCCGGCACCCAGCGGTCCTTCGTGCAGTGCTCGGGGGCCACACCGGACGACTTCTATCGCGAGTCGCTCGTGACCACGACGCCCAGGATCGGGGTGCCGTCGGAGCGCGTCATCACCGACATGTGGCAGCGGCACGGCATCGAGGTGCTGACCGGCGGCGCCGGTTCGATGACGATGTTCGACTGCAACGCCCTGCACGCGTCCGGTGGGAACATCTCGCCGATGCCGCGGGCCAACGTGTTCGTCGTGTTCAACAGCGTCGAGAACGTCGTGCAGGCGCCCTACTCGGGTTCGGCACCGCGGCCCTCGTTCCTGGCGAAGCGCCCCCGCTGACGAGGGTGGGGGTGGTCGAGGCGTCGGCGTCCGGCCCGTAGTCTGAGACCCGTGCGCGTACTCGTGATCGGCTCCGGAGCCCGTGAACATGCCCTCCTGTTGGCCCTCGCCCGTGACCCGGGCGTCGACAAGCTGATGTGTGCCCCCGGCAATGCCGGCATCGCCCGCATCGCCGAGACACATGGGGTCGACGTCGCGTCCGGTGACGCCGTCGTCGAGCTCGCGAAGTCGCAGGCCGCCGACCTGGTCGTCATCGGCCCCGAGGTGCCGCTGGTGCTCGGTGTCGCCGACGCCGTCCGCGCCGCGGGGATCGCTTGCTTCGGCCCGTCCGCCGAGGCCGCCCGCATCGAGGGCTCCAAGGCGTTCGCCAAGGACGTCATGGCCGCCGCCGGTGTCCGCACCGCGCACAGCGAGGTCGTCGACACCCCGGCCGATCTCGACGCCGCCCTCGATCGCTTCGGCCCCAACTGGGTCGTCAAGGACGACGGACTGGCCGCCGGCAAGGGCGTCGTCGTCACCACCGACCGCAGCGCCGCGCGCGACCACGCCGCCGAGTGCCTCGAGATCGGGCACCCCGTGCTGCTCGAGTCGTTCCTCGACGGCCCCGAGGTGTCCCTGTTCTGCCTGGTCGACGGCGAGACCGTGGTCCCGCTGCTGCCCGCGCAGGACCACAAGCGCGTCGGCGACGGTGACACCGGCCCCAACACCGGCGGCATGGGCGCCTACACGCCGCTGCCGTGGCTGCCCGCCGAGGCCGTCACCCAGATCGTCGACGACGTCGTCAAGCCGGTCGCGGTGGAGATGGCGAAGCGTGGTTGCCCGTTCACCGGCCTGCTGTACGCGGGTCTGGCCATGGGCAAGAACGGCCCGGCCGTCGTCGAATTCAACTGCCGCTTCGGCGACCCTGAGACCCAGGCCGTGCTGGCGCTGCTCGAGTCGCCGCTCGGCGAGGTGCTGAACGCCGCCGCGACCGGCACCCTCGCGTCGGTCCCGCCGCTGCAGTGGCGCGATGGCTCCGCGGTCACCGTCGTCCTGGCCGCCGAGAACTACCCGGCCACCCCGCGCACCGGTGACGTCATCACCGGGTCCGACGCCGAGCGCGTCCTGCACGCCGGTACCGCCGCCCGTGAGGACGGCGCGATCGTCTCCGCCGGTGGGCGCGTCCTGAGCGTCGTCGGCGTCGGCGCCGATCTGACCGAGGCCCGGGAGGATGCGTACGCACGCCTGTCCGAGGTCAAGCTGCCCGGCGGCCACTTCCGCACCGACATCGGCCTCGCCGCCGTCGAGGGTCGCATCTCGATCTGACGATCGGCCGTACGGCGGTCGTCTGGCCCGCCGCTCTCTTCCTTGTCGTGCCGCGCCCCCGAATGGGGGATCGGCACGACTGTTTCTGGCGCGGCAGCGGGGCCTCCGCCGGTGCGCGGCGGGGCCTGTTCACCCATCCGATCAGCAGCCCTGGTCTCGGAAGATGTACGGGGGAACCCCGGCGGCCTCACCGCGCACAGTCCGATCGCCGCGAGCCGCCGCGTCCTGCTCGACGACTGACCTCGCGACGTCGAATTCCGGTACCTCGTTGCACAAGTTCGGGCCGTTGCTAGCGTCGAAGATGTGCGTACCGAATCCCAGCGATCGTCCATCCCCGCCTTCCACGTCATGGACGTGTGGAAGGCCGCCACCGAGCGGCAGCGCACGCACGGCGATGTGCTCACGCTCGCGGCCGGTCAGCCGTCGACGCCGGCCCCGCAGCCGGTACTGCGCGCCGCGCGGGAATCGCTGGACAACCACCTGCTCGGGTACACCGAGACGTTCGGCATCGAGCCGCTGCGCGAGGCCATCGCGGGATACCACAGCAGCCGGTCCGGGATCTCCGTCGACGCCGACGACGTCGTGGTCACCACCGGTTCGTCGGGCGCGTTCACGCTGCTGTTCCTCGCGGCGTTCGACGCCGGCGACACCGTCGTCGTCGCCCGGCCCGGCTACCCCGCGTACCGCAACACGCTGACAGCGTTGGGCTGCAACGTGATCGAGATCGACTGCGGACCCGAGACCCGGTTCCAGCCGACCGTCGCGATGCTCGAGCAGATGGACACCCCGCCCGCCGGGCTGATCGTCGCGAGCCCCGCGAACCCCACCGGCACCGTCATCGACCCTGCCGAGTTGGCCGCGCTGGCCCGCTGGTGCGAGGAGCACGACACGCTGCTGATCTCCGACGAGATCTATCACGGGATTGGGTTCGGAGCGCAGGTCACGGCATCGGCGTGGGAGACGTCGCGGCAGGCCGTGGTGATCGGGTCGGTGTCGAAGTATTTCTCGATGACGGGCTGGCGTCTGGGTTGGATGCTGGTGCCCGAGAGCCTGCGCCGTCCACTGCAGCGGCTCGCGTCGAACATGACGGTGTGCCCGCCGGCGATCTCGCAGTACGCGGCCGTCGCGGCGTTCACCGACGAGGCGCGTGCCGAGCTCGACGGTCACGTGCAGCGGTATGCGGTGAACCGGGAGCTGCTGCTGACCGGGCTACCCGAGCTGGGGCTCACCGAGCTGGCGCCCGCCGATGGTGCGTTCTACGTGTACGCGGACATCGCGCACCTCACCGACGACTCGACGTCGTGGTGCGCGCGGCTGCTGGCAGACACGGGTCTCGCGCTGGCGCCGGGCATCGACTTCGACACCGTGCACGGCGACCACACGGTGCGGTTGTCGTTCGCGGGTTCCACCGCGGAGATCCGGGACGCGCTGGCCCGGCTCGAGCGGTGGCTGCCCGCGCCGAAGTAGGACCGAGATAGGTCGAGAAGGGTCACTGCCTGCGCTGTTTGGTCGAATTCACTCGGGCGTGTCGCCGTGGCTGGCACGATGGAGGGATGACGTCCGCGGCGACCCCGAAGGGTGAGAGGCGCCGTCAGGCGCTCGTCACCGCCGCGGCCGACCTGCTCCTCGAGGGCGGCTTCGACGCGGTCCGGCACCGTGCGGTGGCCTCCCGTGCGGGTCTGCCGCTCGCGTCCACCACCTACTACTTCGGCTCGCTCGACGAGCTGGTGGCCCTCGCCGTCGAACACAACGGCAACCGGGAACTGGACGCGATGCGCGAACGCATCGACGACGTCACGCAGCGGCGGCGCGGCGTCGAGGCGACGGTCGATCTGATCGTCGACCTACTGATCGGTCCCGACGAGGTCGGCGACGGTGCCCGGGAACGGCTGATCGCACGGTACGAGCGGTTCGTGGCGTCGGCGCGACATCCCGAGCTGCGGGACGTGCAGCTGCGGCTGCGGGCGCAAACCGACGACCTTCTCGCCGAGGTGCTGCGCCGGTCCGGCCGCGTCGTGCGCGAGCCGCAGCTGCGTCGCCTGGTCGCCGTGGTGGACGGGGTGGTCGTGGGCGCGCTCAGCGAGGTGGACCCCGATCCGCGGGGGATGGCGCGCGCGATGCTGCTCGACCTGATCGACGAGTTCGCTCCTCCGAGCACGCACTGACGAGGGGCTTGGGGTCTCGCCGTAAACTGGGATCTCGTGAGCCGCATCCCGAATGTCCTTGCCAACCGTTACGCCAGCCCCGAGCTGAAGGCGCTGTGGTCGCCGGAGTACAAGATCGTGCTCGAGCGTCAGCTGTGGTTGGCGGTGCTGCGGGCGCAGGCCGAGCTGGGGATCGACGTTCCCGCCGAGGCGCTCGCCGACTACGAGCGGGTGCTCGAGAGCGTCGACCTGGACTCCATCGCCGACCGTGAGCGCGTCACCCGCCACGATGTGAAGGCCCGCATCGAGGAGTTCAACGCCCTCGCCGGCCACGAGCACGTGCACAAGGGCATGACCAGCCGCGACCTCACCGAGAACGTCGAGCAGCTGCAGGTGCTCCGCTCGCTCGAGCACGTGTACAACCACGGTGTCGCGATCGCCGCCCG
This window contains:
- a CDS encoding response regulator transcription factor: MSQVRVLIVDDEPSLVELLSVSLRFQGFEVETASNGAEGLDKARIFRPDALILDVMMPGMDGFGMLRRLRADGIDAPVLFLTARDAVEDKVTGLTIGADDYVTKPFSLEEVVARLRVILRRSGHGDQDKQPARVRFADIELDDDTHEVWKAGDQVSLSPTEFTLLRYFMVNAGTVLSKPRILDHVWNYDFGGEVGVVESYVSYLRRKVDTTEPRLIHTLRGVGYVMREPR
- a CDS encoding histidine phosphatase family protein, which encodes MQLLIVRHALPERITVAEGPADPGLAELGHRQAGRLPQALAEYDIARIVTSPQRRARETAAPIVEATGLTPEVDEELAEYDSQMDHYIPIHEARDRAPEVFERIRGGLLPEFVDEDAFRGRVVGAIERVVAGSRHEDTVAVVAHGGVTNVFLQQVLGLPRPLTFPLDYTSITRVLVSRNGNRRVASVNETGHVRDLLHH
- a CDS encoding HIT family protein gives rise to the protein MPSVFSAIIAGDLPGRFVWEDEDVVAFLTIAPVTQGHTLVVPRKEVDQWQDVDDELFTKCTTVSRTIAKAVRKAFDAPRAGFLIAGLEVPHLHMHVFPAYTMGNFDISGADTDPSPESMDEAATKIKAALRDLGHAENVPA
- a CDS encoding sensor histidine kinase codes for the protein MRRLRALPLRITLVAALLLLAAAGLLASGVAVTSAMESSLIARTDRQLFDAAHGWAKPRDSRPGPPVAEPGPNRPPSPFYVRVTAPDGTVHLEVNDESTNATPQLVTDPGPVTVGSAGGGDIRWREMTVTTPSGTTTVAIKLTDIDETVDRLVVLQLGIGIVVLAVLGFAGYFVVRRSLRPLQEVEETAADIAAGDLHRRVPERDQSTEVGRLSSALNGMLAQIQSAFAATEASEESARRSEERMRRFVADASHELRTPLATIRGFAELYRQGASTDAEMVLSRIESQATRMGLLVEDLLMLARMDAQRPFERHPVDLLTVAADAVHDARALAPRRRITLEVLPGSEPAQVMGDDARLRQVLGNLMGNALEHTPGAASVTVRVGTDGTDAVLEVSDTGPGLGDEDAARVFERFYRADESRTRASGGSGLGLSIVAAHDGTVTVDSAPGKGATFRVRLPRG
- a CDS encoding DUF2630 family protein, which produces MSEHDIIESIDELVREERELRSRAERQGLSDEESARLTFLEQRLDQCWDLLRQRRAKVEFGEDAARVAPRPVDEVESYRQ
- a CDS encoding pyridoxal phosphate-dependent aminotransferase gives rise to the protein MRTESQRSSIPAFHVMDVWKAATERQRTHGDVLTLAAGQPSTPAPQPVLRAARESLDNHLLGYTETFGIEPLREAIAGYHSSRSGISVDADDVVVTTGSSGAFTLLFLAAFDAGDTVVVARPGYPAYRNTLTALGCNVIEIDCGPETRFQPTVAMLEQMDTPPAGLIVASPANPTGTVIDPAELAALARWCEEHDTLLISDEIYHGIGFGAQVTASAWETSRQAVVIGSVSKYFSMTGWRLGWMLVPESLRRPLQRLASNMTVCPPAISQYAAVAAFTDEARAELDGHVQRYAVNRELLLTGLPELGLTELAPADGAFYVYADIAHLTDDSTSWCARLLADTGLALAPGIDFDTVHGDHTVRLSFAGSTAEIRDALARLERWLPAPK
- the thpD gene encoding ectoine hydroxylase — protein: MTLVEDVYTTRVSDEPQVIGRPDPVFWGDPITAEYADFDRRGYLQRENVIGDADVGACLAEIDRIQHDSTLRDDERIVREDGSDAVRSIFDILELSDAVRRVVELSGAYDIARDVLGSDVYVHQSRLNYKPGFQGGAFYWHSDFETWHAEDGMPRPRAVSASIALTGNTEYNGPLMIMPGTQRSFVQCSGATPDDFYRESLVTTTPRIGVPSERVITDMWQRHGIEVLTGGAGSMTMFDCNALHASGGNISPMPRANVFVVFNSVENVVQAPYSGSAPRPSFLAKRPR
- a CDS encoding YdcF family protein, producing MSVRSLRPRRILVSAVIAAAAAGLALPGQAGAESSLGIVNAVSPTTLVNGALSVVGGCQTPVRDLIVSCTRLETLTTQVPVMLAINPFTTNIVVLGAGLFPDGTMRPVLESRLRAALQLAQQYPLAPIIVSGGVPQSGVTEAQAMRQWLVANGVVPFRITEENTSRSTVENAANTNVILQQRGAVGAVVVTSPDHLQRAMVDFRVAVAGRIPIAGVVAP
- a CDS encoding TetR/AcrR family transcriptional regulator produces the protein MTSAATPKGERRRQALVTAAADLLLEGGFDAVRHRAVASRAGLPLASTTYYFGSLDELVALAVEHNGNRELDAMRERIDDVTQRRRGVEATVDLIVDLLIGPDEVGDGARERLIARYERFVASARHPELRDVQLRLRAQTDDLLAEVLRRSGRVVREPQLRRLVAVVDGVVVGALSEVDPDPRGMARAMLLDLIDEFAPPSTH
- the purD gene encoding phosphoribosylamine--glycine ligase; translated protein: MRVLVIGSGAREHALLLALARDPGVDKLMCAPGNAGIARIAETHGVDVASGDAVVELAKSQAADLVVIGPEVPLVLGVADAVRAAGIACFGPSAEAARIEGSKAFAKDVMAAAGVRTAHSEVVDTPADLDAALDRFGPNWVVKDDGLAAGKGVVVTTDRSAARDHAAECLEIGHPVLLESFLDGPEVSLFCLVDGETVVPLLPAQDHKRVGDGDTGPNTGGMGAYTPLPWLPAEAVTQIVDDVVKPVAVEMAKRGCPFTGLLYAGLAMGKNGPAVVEFNCRFGDPETQAVLALLESPLGEVLNAAATGTLASVPPLQWRDGSAVTVVLAAENYPATPRTGDVITGSDAERVLHAGTAAREDGAIVSAGGRVLSVVGVGADLTEAREDAYARLSEVKLPGGHFRTDIGLAAVEGRISI